From the genome of Prevotella herbatica, one region includes:
- a CDS encoding DUF1304 domain-containing protein, translating to MNILTDIFVVLVVIEFVYIFYLETIATTSRKTSETFGMTKEVLEGKNVNVLLKNQGVYNLLIAVMLLIALFIMHSKGTIVLLLNYIIIVAAYGAVSSNPKIFPKQGGLALIALILLLIFGI from the coding sequence ATGAATATTCTAACTGACATTTTTGTGGTGCTTGTGGTCATAGAGTTCGTGTATATTTTCTATCTCGAAACTATTGCTACAACATCAAGGAAAACTTCCGAGACCTTCGGTATGACCAAGGAGGTTTTGGAGGGTAAGAATGTGAATGTACTTCTGAAAAATCAGGGAGTGTACAACCTTCTTATTGCCGTGATGCTATTAATTGCCTTGTTTATCATGCACTCTAAAGGAACGATAGTCCTTCTACTGAACTATATCATAATCGTAGCTGCTTACGGAGCCGTTAGTTCTAACCCGAAAATATTCCCTAAACAGGGCGGACTAGCACTTATCGCGCTTATATTATTATTGATCTTCGGTATATGA
- a CDS encoding tetratricopeptide repeat protein produces the protein MKLLQSAFFLLAFCGVAPAASAQTVYGGQIYVNSENFTRQGDLLRVRMKVSYDSSVVGSCEALTFTPVLKTDSAVSVLSSVVINGRERERDAHRTEVLSEVRRNIPIVVKDSHAAKRYFIYDTTVPYKDWMQDCRMYVESEELNCQGRKGHVYEDLVLKNIYLHDMSNDNPDPNVHYYNLMDYVQFLQPQGSDIDKFHRSGEISIFGNKALAKLSGSRFNHTVFNTIASDVKSELQRYGTSLVGLRINGFGAPIGNYRRNESEAMERSLDLKKFLMKQKLTNRNDLNVSWLAEDWDSISSLVAGSGMNLRDAVVDIIKNIDVVNGREREIENLGLGMPYAYMNRFIFPKVYRIKYTLTFRHDGFDSNSAMQHLGSNPATMTLGELYATAGFYKKGSREYNDILDLTARLFPDNAEANINAAGVALTRNDVTLAHKYLKRWETDPRAYCNMGLLYLSEGNRDKAEVYLKMAKAAGVTQADRALSELMKIK, from the coding sequence ATGAAACTATTACAATCTGCATTCTTTCTTCTTGCCTTCTGCGGAGTAGCACCCGCAGCATCCGCCCAGACTGTCTACGGCGGTCAGATCTACGTCAATTCAGAGAACTTTACCCGTCAGGGAGACCTTCTCCGTGTGCGCATGAAGGTAAGCTATGACAGCAGCGTTGTGGGAAGCTGCGAGGCACTGACATTTACTCCTGTCCTAAAGACAGACAGTGCGGTTTCCGTGCTTTCCTCAGTGGTCATCAACGGTCGTGAGCGAGAGCGCGATGCTCACCGTACAGAGGTCCTTTCAGAGGTCCGCCGTAATATCCCCATCGTTGTCAAGGACAGTCATGCCGCCAAGCGCTACTTCATCTACGACACCACCGTTCCTTATAAGGACTGGATGCAGGACTGCCGCATGTATGTAGAGAGTGAGGAACTTAACTGTCAGGGCAGGAAAGGTCATGTCTACGAGGACCTTGTGCTGAAGAACATCTACCTCCATGACATGAGTAACGACAATCCCGATCCCAATGTTCACTATTATAATCTGATGGACTATGTACAGTTCCTTCAGCCACAGGGCTCAGATATAGATAAGTTCCACCGCAGCGGAGAGATTTCGATCTTCGGTAACAAGGCACTCGCCAAACTCAGTGGCAGCAGATTCAACCACACCGTGTTCAATACTATTGCCTCTGATGTGAAAAGCGAACTTCAGCGTTACGGCACAAGCCTTGTTGGTCTTCGTATCAATGGCTTTGGTGCTCCTATCGGCAACTATCGCCGTAACGAGAGTGAGGCAATGGAGCGTTCTCTTGATTTGAAGAAGTTCCTGATGAAGCAGAAGCTCACCAACCGTAACGACCTTAACGTAAGCTGGCTTGCAGAGGACTGGGATAGTATCTCTTCACTTGTAGCAGGTAGCGGCATGAACCTTCGCGATGCTGTTGTAGATATCATTAAGAATATCGACGTAGTCAACGGTCGTGAGCGTGAGATTGAGAATTTAGGACTGGGTATGCCGTATGCTTATATGAACCGCTTCATCTTCCCTAAGGTCTATCGCATCAAATATACGCTTACTTTCCGTCACGACGGCTTCGACAGCAATTCAGCCATGCAGCATCTTGGTTCCAACCCTGCAACAATGACGCTGGGTGAACTCTATGCCACAGCAGGATTCTACAAGAAGGGCTCTCGCGAGTACAATGATATATTGGATTTGACAGCTCGTCTTTTCCCAGATAATGCCGAAGCTAATATCAATGCAGCCGGTGTAGCCCTGACACGTAACGATGTAACGCTTGCGCATAAGTATCTTAAGCGTTGGGAGACAGATCCAAGAGCCTACTGCAATATGGGCCTCCTTTATCTTAGCGAGGGCAATCGTGATAAGGCAGAGGTTTACCTGAAGATGGCAAAGGCAGCCGGAGTTACTCAGGCAGACAGAGCCCTGAGCGAGCTGATGAAGATTAAATAA
- a CDS encoding tyrosine-type recombinase/integrase, whose amino-acid sequence MKVTFSSFTQTCINKQKSCGSFSTAHLYGCAAHSFSEYLGRDTIRFGDITTQALKLYEKYLIRTSHSFNTISTYMRMLRAIYNKAVMAGLARFVFNLFHDVFTGIDRNHKKALDESNLKEILTGEVKSLALKRVQLMAAAMYRLCGMPFVDLQHLGIHSVMDGVLKYNRQKTGSCVNIPVNRNVRNLIKLLPISDLDLSTEIGYKRYQSLLRNFNAGLKRLAKAFGVKVCISSYTFRHSWATNALRHHVPVEVISSALGHSDIRTTQIYLKGFDAEEIGKANSKVCKCLNVR is encoded by the coding sequence ATGAAAGTAACATTCTCTTCTTTTACACAGACATGTATTAACAAACAAAAAAGTTGCGGGAGCTTTTCTACTGCCCACCTTTATGGTTGTGCCGCTCACTCTTTCAGTGAGTATCTCGGACGTGACACCATCCGCTTCGGGGACATCACTACCCAAGCCCTGAAACTCTATGAGAAATACCTTATTCGTACTTCCCATTCCTTCAACACCATTTCTACTTACATGCGTATGCTCCGTGCCATCTACAACAAGGCGGTGATGGCTGGTCTTGCCCGATTTGTGTTCAACCTGTTCCATGATGTGTTCACGGGCATAGACAGAAACCACAAGAAGGCACTCGACGAATCTAATTTGAAGGAGATCTTGACTGGTGAGGTGAAAAGCCTAGCTCTGAAACGGGTTCAGTTAATGGCAGCAGCCATGTACCGACTTTGTGGAATGCCGTTTGTTGATTTGCAGCATCTTGGCATTCATTCGGTTATGGACGGTGTGTTGAAATACAACCGCCAGAAGACAGGGAGCTGTGTCAACATTCCCGTAAATAGAAATGTTCGCAACCTCATCAAGCTTCTCCCTATATCAGATTTAGACCTCAGCACGGAGATCGGCTACAAACGCTATCAGTCATTGCTTCGCAATTTCAATGCCGGTCTTAAACGTCTTGCAAAAGCCTTTGGCGTTAAGGTTTGCATTTCTTCCTACACCTTCCGTCATTCCTGGGCTACGAATGCGCTCCGCCATCATGTGCCAGTGGAGGTAATCAGTTCCGCCCTCGGCCATTCCGACATCAGGACCACACAGATATACTTAAAAGGTTTTGATGCAGAAGAAATAGGAAAGGCAAACAGCAAAGTCTGCAAATGTCTGAATGTAAGATAA
- a CDS encoding DUF3575 domain-containing protein gives MSKLKFHSTNFRISDIILKSFLVLLVSLSSLRLQAQYVALKSNLVYDAIAVPSLGTEVRLDSTLTLNVSSTYCPISYNENRKWKNWSVQYEARHWFRKAFNGPYIGVFGIHGGFNLSRIPFFHLSHHRAEGNFNGAGLTFGWHRILSPHWGIDTSLSAGYLHLRYRHYREGRYGYHEYTRSSDYFGPVGLSVSLVYIIR, from the coding sequence ATGAGTAAATTAAAATTTCATAGTACGAATTTTAGAATAAGTGATATTATATTAAAGTCATTTTTGGTTTTATTGGTATCCCTTTCGTCATTGCGCCTTCAAGCGCAATATGTCGCCCTGAAGTCCAATCTGGTCTACGATGCCATAGCCGTGCCTTCGCTCGGTACCGAGGTGCGCCTTGACAGCACCCTTACCCTGAATGTTTCTTCTACCTATTGCCCTATATCATATAATGAGAACCGTAAATGGAAGAACTGGTCAGTCCAGTACGAAGCCCGTCACTGGTTCCGCAAGGCTTTCAACGGTCCTTACATAGGAGTTTTCGGCATTCACGGAGGCTTCAACTTAAGCCGCATTCCCTTTTTTCATCTTTCCCATCACCGTGCTGAAGGCAACTTCAACGGTGCGGGACTCACTTTCGGCTGGCATAGGATTCTTTCACCTCATTGGGGCATAGATACTTCCTTGTCTGCCGGCTACCTGCACTTGCGCTACCGCCATTACCGGGAAGGACGTTACGGCTACCATGAATATACAAGGAGCAGTGACTACTTCGGTCCTGTAGGACTTTCGGTGTCTTTGGTGTACATAATAAGATAA
- a CDS encoding hemerythrin domain-containing protein, with protein sequence MNTIYSFEQWDIDLLVDYIQKVHHRGIREKGPKVLNKLIAVAEIHKADAPNLLKVTDHFRNSLYDLDVHCSKEDNILYLYVLEMYEAYAQGHTVPPFHCGSVQSPINAMMADHDEEISRHNRIADLTNNYTAPDSSDDYYVEAMQLLREFRQALDEHVAIENKVLFPMAVKLETMVLR encoded by the coding sequence ATGAATACTATTTATTCTTTTGAGCAATGGGATATCGATTTATTGGTTGATTACATTCAGAAAGTTCATCATCGTGGGATACGAGAAAAAGGCCCAAAGGTGCTTAATAAATTAATAGCTGTGGCAGAAATCCACAAGGCAGACGCTCCAAATCTTCTAAAGGTAACAGATCATTTCCGTAATTCTCTTTATGATCTTGATGTGCATTGCAGTAAGGAGGATAACATTCTCTATCTTTATGTTTTAGAGATGTACGAGGCTTATGCGCAAGGTCACACAGTTCCGCCGTTTCATTGCGGAAGTGTTCAGAGTCCAATAAATGCAATGATGGCTGATCATGACGAGGAAATATCACGTCATAATCGCATAGCCGATTTGACTAATAACTACACTGCTCCAGATTCTTCTGATGATTATTATGTAGAAGCAATGCAATTATTGCGAGAATTTCGTCAGGCATTGGATGAACATGTGGCGATTGAAAACAAGGTTCTTTTCCCGATGGCTGTTAAATTGGAGACAATGGTACTGCGCTAG